From a single Oreochromis niloticus isolate F11D_XX linkage group LG3, O_niloticus_UMD_NMBU, whole genome shotgun sequence genomic region:
- the LOC109198406 gene encoding Fc receptor-like protein 5: MAVRALCIRLLMTVLILLCAYAQKVDAVSLRIVPNKSQFFEYESVSFYCEEISRGHVLHKIKEEVEQCNKTSKKTIVTTTGSKCTIHPIYTSDSGEYWCGTAGGKRSNNVNITVTDGSVILESPAGPVMEGEAVTLRCRNKMLSSSIAADFYKYGHHIGSSSVGNFTIHRVSKGDEGLYKCKISGGGESPESWLSVSVPCLTDFKQSC, translated from the exons ATGGCGGTCAGAGCTCTGTGCATCAGACTGT tgATGACTGTCCTGATCCTGTTGTGTGCATATGCGCAGAAAGTTG aTGCAGTTTCTCTTCGTATTGTTCCAAACAAATCCCAGTTTTTTGAATATGAGTCAGTTAGCTTTTACTGTGAGGAGATCTCTCGTGGACACGTGTTACATAAGATAAAAGAGGAAGTAGAGCAATGCAACAAAACCAGTAAGAAAACAATAGTAACGACAACAGGATCAAAGTGCACCATTCATCCTATTTATACAAGTGACAGTGGAGAATACTGGTGTGGGACAGCAGGAGGGAAGAGAAGCAACAATGTCAACATCACTGTCACTG ATGGTTCTGTGATCCTGGAGAGTCCTGCTGgtcctgtgatggagggagaagCTGTGACGCTGCGCTGCAGAAACAAGATGCTTTCCTCCAGCATCGCAGCTGATTTCTATAAATATGGACATCACATAGGGAGCAGCTCAGTAGGAAACTTCACCATCCACAGAGTTTCCAAGGGAGATGAAGGACTTTACAAGTGCAAGATCTCAGGAGGTGGAGAATCACCAGAGAGctggctgtctgtctctgtgccaTGTCTcacag ACTTTAAGCAAAGCTGTTGA